The proteins below come from a single Zea mays cultivar B73 chromosome 8, Zm-B73-REFERENCE-NAM-5.0, whole genome shotgun sequence genomic window:
- the LOC100273865 gene encoding Putative lipid phosphate phosphatase 3, chloroplastic — MREAQLGSHTIQTHGVRLARKHTHDWVVLILLAALVVAVHYAPPFSRFVGKDMMTDIRYPVKPSTVPAWAVPMISILCPWLVFISIYVARRDVYDLHHAALGVLFAVLITAVFTDVIKTAVGRPRPDFFWRCFPDGKQLYDQVIGDVICHGDKNFLKDGRKSFPSGHTSWSFAGLGFLSLYLSGKIKAFNRQGHVAKLCIVILPLLLASLVGVSRVDDYRHHWEDVFVGGLIGFIMAVLCYLHFFPPPYHDQGCRPYAYFHMLEELQAANSNNAQNQQSTGDHRIGMSEQQHNRTSRNDLESGTV, encoded by the exons ATGCGGGAGGCACAGTTGGGCTCCCACACGATTCAGACGCACGGAGTGAGACTGGCCAGAAAGCACACACACGACTGGGTTGTTCTGATTCTTCTGGCTGCACTGGTGGTTGCCGTGCATTACGCTCCCCCGTTCAGTCGATTTGTCGGGAAGGATATGATGACTGATATTAGGTACCCGGTGAAACCAAGCACAGTACCAGCATGGGCTGTCCCT ATGATCTCTATACTCTGTCCCTGGCTCGTCTTCATATCCATATATGTTGCCAGGAGAGACGTTTATGATCTGCATCACGCTGCACTAG GTGTTCTTTTCGCTGTGCTGATAACTGCAGTTTTTACCGATGTGATAAAGACTGCAGTAGGGAGACCGAGGCCAGACTTCTTCTGGCGATGCTTTCCTGATGGAAAGCAG TTATACGATCAGGTGATTGGCGATGTGATTTGCCATGGTGATAAAAACTTCTTAAAAGATGGGCGCAAGAGCTTTCCTAGTGGCCACACTTCGT GGTCTTTTGCTGGTCTTGGATTTTTGTCACTCTACCTGTCAGGCAAAATTAAGGCCTTCAATCGCCAAGGTCACGTGGCCAAACTTTGCATAGTGATCCTTCCGCTTCTTCTTGCTTCACTCGTTGGGGTTTCAAGAGTAGATGATTATCGACACCACTGGGAGGATGTGTTTGTTGGCGGTCTTATTG GATTTATCATGGCAGTGCTATGTTACCTGCATTTCTTTCCTCCTCCATACCATGATCAAG GTTGTAGACCGTATGCATACTTCCATATGCTGGAAGAACTTCAAGCGGCAAATTCAAACAACGCACAAAACCAACAGTCCACAGGTGATCATCGCATTGGCATGTCCGAGCAGCAGCATAACAGGACATCAAGAAACGATTTGGAATCTGGAACCGTGTAA